The genomic window CGACGTTCCAGTCGCGCATGTAGATGATGACGTCGACCGTCGCGTGAATCGTCCGCAGGATCATGTCGTAATCGAGCATACGGCCGACCTCGGACGATTTCACGAGGTCAGCGATACGCGCCGGGGTTTCGGCCGCGCTGTTGGCGTGCGTTGAAAAGATACCGCCGGGATGGCCCGTGTTCGCACTCTTGATGTAGTCCCACGCCGCATCGTCGCGCAGCTCAGTCAGAAAGATACGGTCGGGCGACAACCGCATGCAGGTTTTCAGACAGGCGCGAGCGGATAAGCGGCCCTCCTGTTCGCCGTAGACCAGGTAGCCAACCTCGTCCAGCGCTTCGGAACCGACTTCGTGGGTATCTTCCAGAATCATCACGCGCTCGGTACGTGGCACGTATTTCAACAGCGAGCGCGTGAACGTCGATTTGCCGGAGCCGGTCGCGCCGGCGACGGCAATATTCAGCTTGCCGATGACCGCCATTTTCAGAAATTCGACAGGATCGCCGGTCCGGGTTACCTCGTCGCGCAAGGCCATCA from Pandoraea oxalativorans includes these protein-coding regions:
- a CDS encoding ATPase, T2SS/T4P/T4SS family; this encodes MSTPSTVKYFNNRSLISTLGPLEPYLRDPDVFELRCNKFGQIVCATPKGRIFHGAPFLTRAYLERLTNTLLNANGLPRQPVNDLLLPDGSRGIICWPPAVLEGTVLVAIRKHLAVDKDLEELRSEGRFAQLKIKTHADSGRLAPFEAQMMALRDEVTRTGDPVEFLKMAVIGKLNIAVAGATGSGKSTFTRSLLKYVPRTERVMILEDTHEVGSEALDEVGYLVYGEQEGRLSARACLKTCMRLSPDRIFLTELRDDAAWDYIKSANTGHPGGIFSTHANSAAETPARIADLVKSSEVGRMLDYDMILRTIHATVDVIIYMRDWNVVELLYDPLFKKQIAER